The Eurosta solidaginis isolate ZX-2024a chromosome 4, ASM4086904v1, whole genome shotgun sequence genome includes a window with the following:
- the LOC137251159 gene encoding UPF0488 protein CG14286 — MSKIRRIQPPQKPPPLVAPRQETPENVAQIELELCWCVQQLETALASGKLSKKVADDTVKNLRTLKSSTAPLVKKRQIMKTALGDYRAKMKEEEKKLALAAAQIKFTKTIEDNKKSSFLKKSAIMQTGKDFRFNFEAPTSNDADGTTPMDVKQTQPSRNENGVFISKDLNLTSGGDFKFNFVVEENNEELNLNSLAINS; from the exons ATGAGTAAAATAAGAAGAATACAACCGCCACAAAAACCACCACCGTTGGTTGCGCCACGCCAAGAAACACCGGAAAATGTGGCACAAATCGAATTGGAACTTTGTTGGTGTGTACAACAATTGGAGACTGCGCTAGCTAGCGGAAAACTTTCAAAGAAAGTGG CTGATGATACCGTCAAGAATTTGAGAACCCTTAAGAGCTCTACGGCTCCACTTGTTAAGAAACGCCAGATCATGAAGACGGCTTTGGGAGATTACCGTGCCAAGATGAAGGAGGAAGAAAAAAAGTTGGCATTAG CCGCTGCACAGATCAAATTCACAAAAACCATTGAAGACAATAAAAAATCAAGTTTCTTGAAAAAATCTGCTATTATGCAAACAGGAAAGGATTTTCGATTTAACTTCGAAGCTCCCACAAGTAATGATGCAGATGGCACGACCCCCATGGATGTAAAGCAGACTCAGCCCTCAAGAAATGAAAATGGTGTCTTTATTAGCAAAGACTTGAATCTAACTTCAGGTggggattttaaatttaattttgtagTTGAGGAAAATAATGAAGAGTTAAATTTAAATAGTTTGGCAATAAATAGCTGA
- the RpL30 gene encoding large ribosomal subunit protein eL30, translated as MVVVKKQKKALESTNARLALVMKSGKYCLGYKQALKTLRQGKAKLVLIASNTPALRKSEIEYYAMLAKTEVQHYSGTNIELGTACGKYFRVCTMSITDPGDSDIIRSLETN; from the exons ATGGTTGTCGTAAAAAAACAG AAAAAGGCTTTGGAAAGCACCAATGCCCGTTTGGCTTTGGTAATGAAATCCGGCAAATATTGTTTGGGTTACAAACAAGCTTTGAAAACCTTACGTCAAGGTAAAGCGAAATTGGTTTTGATTGCTAGCAACACACCAGCTTTGAG GAAATCTGAGATTGAGTATTACGCCATGTTGGCAAAAACCGAAGTGCAGCATTACAGTGGCACCAATATTGAATTGGGTACAGCTTGCGGTAAATACTTCCGTGTGTGCACAATGTCCATTACAGATCCCGGTGATTCGGATATTATTCGCTCATTGGAAACTAACTAA
- the LOC137251151 gene encoding neuferricin homolog produces MFEFVKHLFKLQFLLILVAVLAGVYYNQIVNWIIKETGNTTDASISAKYDSSALREKLFTRHELAQFNGENGAPLYLAILGRVFDVTKGSKHYGTGCAYNFFVGRDASVSFINGEFEVYDKETADDVVTLNPNDLISLENWVQFYHKEYTHKGILIGRFYNEKGQKTAYHHKYLAILEQAKLGKAKSEQLLEIYPDCNIEWSGERGTHVWCTKASGGKHRQWVGYPRKLYEIGAEKFRCACVNEKDLKTEEVMLKIYDNCAPLAHDCYYKVD; encoded by the coding sequence ATGTTCGAGTttgttaaacatttatttaaattgcAATTTCTGCTTATATTAGTCGCCGTTTTAGCTGGTGTTTACTACAATCAAATAGTTAATTGGATCATCAAAGAAACTGGAAACACCACAGATGCCAGCATATCTGCGAAATATGATAGTTCAGCGCTGAGAGAAAAGCTCTTCACACGCCATGAATTGGCTCAATTCAATGGTGAAAATGGGGCACCTCTATATTTGGCCATTCTGGGACGTGTATTTGATGTTACAAAAGGTAGCAAACATTATGGAACAGGTTGTGCGTATAATTTCTTTGTTGGGCGCGATGCATCCGTTTCATTTATAAATGGCGAATTCGAGGTATATGATAAAGAAACGGCCGATGACGTGGTCACGCTGAACCCGAATGACTTAATTAGTTTAGAAAATTGGGTGCAATTTTACCATAAAGAATACACACACAAAGGTATATTAATAGGACGTTTCTATAATGAAAAAGGTCAAAAGACCGCATATCATCATAAATACTTGGCGATTTTGGAGCAAGCCAAACTGGGCAAAGCAAAGTCAGAACAATTACTTGAAATTTATCCAGATTGTAATATTGAATGGTCAGGGGAACGGGGGACGCATGTTTGGTGCACGAAAGCAAGTGGAGGTAAACATCGTCAATGGGTGGGCTATCCACGGAAACTTTATGAAATTGGGGCAGAAAAGTTTCGTTGTGCTTGTGTAAATGAAAAGGATTTGAAAACCGAGGAAGTTATGCTAAAAATCTATGATAATTGTGCACCACTTGCGCATGACTGCTACTATAAAGTAGATTAG
- the LOC137251156 gene encoding transcription factor grauzone-like, protein MLCRLCISDCGHSFVELIDSSGQITSAHKVVAKYFEKEINNLAEIKTENDLEHSIEYPNMNKQVICDTCWCHINDFSQWQDEVISLQEQRIKKLRQPYQRQFVENVKLEVEMDFNSSEMFANTFVDAVYDNHEFFNETIEDPVAISEKKVETTPDLSANEDEKYEENDINDSSYEDMPLTDRKKLAKTKAPSVRTKKATRGRKKKTKKRLKSEEPDSNVESNLDEDKDDLNNSDKNMEKSLKTKRFDAFIRQHFKATLPCALCDHESADFTELRIHYRNVHNNDKGYVLCCKHKYTQRFHFVEHLEVHLNPQKFQCTVCGKCSANGRSLVAHMKSMHGPTPLERLFECEICHKKFAKKPILKSHMETHLEGNPEHICKECGKGFILESRLNIHIRNVHSTSYLSVCDQCGKSFRGRYALKYHMLEHDGAGKQRYPCDQCDAELHSKFSLKRHKRIAHHDGSKVYICSECGKVALTEDALKSHKRYVHRRERTHKCTICEKAFKAAKVLKEHMTTHTGEDLYQCPHCPRTFKVNANMHHHRKRKHPKEWEENRRKRQMSFRRVDLNAMPNEISPQEQVQVVL, encoded by the exons ATGTTATGCCGTTTATGCATTAGTGATTGTGGCCATTCGTTTGTTGAACTAATAGACTCCAGCGGTCAAATCACATCAGCTCATAAAGTCGTGGCAAAGTATTTCGAAAAAGAG aTTAACAacttagcagaaattaaaactgAGAATGACTTGGAACATTCTATAGAATATCCAAATATGAACAAGCAGGTGATTTGTGACACTTGCTGGTGCCACATAAATGATTTCTCTCAATGGCAAGATGAGGTAATTTCATTACAGGAACAACGCATAAAGAAGTTAAGACAACCATATCAACGACAATTTGTTGAGAATGTTAAATTAGAAGTTGAAATGGACTTCAACAGCTCTGAAATGTTTGCAAATACTTTTGTCGATGCTGTATATGATAATCATGAATTTTTCAATGAGACAATCGAAGATCCCGTAGCTATAAGTGAGAAAAAAGTTGAGACTACGCCAGATTTGTCAGCAAACGAAGATGAAAAATATGAAGAAAATGACATTAATGATAGTTCCTACGAGGATATGCCATTGACAGAtagaaaaaaattagcaaaaaccaAGGCACCAAGTGTCCGCACAAAAAAAGCAACCCGAGGTCgcaaaaagaaaaccaaaaaaaggTTGAAAAGCGAAGAACCAGATTCTAATGTTGAGTCCAATTTAGATGAAGACAAAGATGACTTGAACAACTCTgataaaaatatggaaaaaagcTTGAAAACAAAGCGATTCGATGCTTTTATACGGCAGCATTTCAAAGCAACTTTGCCTTGTGCATTGTGCGATCATGAATCTGCCGACTTCACTGAGCTTCGTATTCACTACCGTAATGTGCACAATAACGATAAAGGCTACGTATTGTGTTGTAAACACAAATATACTCAGCGTTTCCATTTCGTTGAACATTTGGAAGTGCATTTGAATCCACAGAAGTTTCAATGTACCGTGTGTGGTAAGTGTAGTGCGAATGGTAGAAGTTTAGTAGCACATATGAAATCGATGCACGGGCCCACACCGCTAGAACGACTATTCGAATGTGAAATTTGTCATAAAAAATTTGCTAAGAAGCCTATTCTTAAATCTCATATGGAGACACATCTTGAGGGTAATCCCGAACATATTTGTAAAGAGTGCGGAAAAGG CTTCATACTAGAAAGTCGGCTCAACATACATATTCGCAACGTCCATAGTACCAGTTATTTAAGCGTTTGCGACCAATGTGGAAAGTCTTTCCGTGGTCGCTATGCATTGAAGTATCATATGTTAGAACACGATGGTGCAGGAAAACAACGCTATCCTTGTGACCAATGCGATGCAGAGTTACATTCCAAGTTTAGTTTGAAACGTCATAAGCGTATAGCACATCATGATGGTTCTAAGGTGTATATATGTTCCGAATGTGGAAAAGTTGCTTTAACTGAAGACGCCCTCAAATCACATAAACGTTATGTACACCGAAGAGAGCGCACACACAAGTGTACAATCTGTGAAAAAGCTTTCAAGGCAGCGAAAGTGCTTAAG GAACATATGACAACGCATACTGGTGAGGATTTGTATCAATGTCCACATTGTCCACGTACATTTAAAGTTAATGCCAATATGCATCATCATCGCAAACGGAAACATCCAAAAGAATGGGAGGAAAATCGTAGAAAACGGCAAATGTCTTTTAGACGTGTAGATCTTAATGCTATGCCTAATGAAATTTCGCCGCAGGAACAAGTACAGGTGGTGTTATAA